From the Oncorhynchus keta strain PuntledgeMale-10-30-2019 chromosome 13, Oket_V2, whole genome shotgun sequence genome, the window gtcaagattttaagatattggactttcaagaaaAGTGGATaggtcactattgtctagacatgtacagTACACAGCTATCTAGCTATCATTAACAGTTTTacctacctgcagattcatactctATCATTTCATGCATAgtggctagctatgacaatccATTTGTACTGTAGCTATGggctgggattatggttcattgtttagctagctagctggctacatgtctaaacaaaagactctaCTTCGCAATAGaatgattacatgacccatcaagttagccaggtatGTCTGGGGGTGGTTACGGACATCTATTGTATATCATGAACATGTGTActgtacatgtctagacaatagtgatCCATCCACTTTTCTAGATGTGGTTGGGGGTGGTTATAGCatgtctttcacatgacccatcaactTCGACAAGTGTCTGGGTAAGCATCATCTAATATGCTAattataaaatataaataaaatatttttatctggacacattcaaagtcagattaggatataggccaagtaCTAGATGAAGTGTATTTTCAAAAAGCAATATCAAATGTTACTAGTCTACATAAGGCTGAATGGAGGCGGTGGATCACACATAGCCAAtattgactttgcagctggcccatctagaggaaatcgctcagttctgcctccagggcaggattcatgacaataaacgtcaacctgcgaGACTGCATGCATCAAGAGCTCAGAGGGCAGCTGACACTtagtccagtggtggaaaaagtacccaattgtcaaacttgtgtaaaagtaaagatacattaatataaaatgactcaagtaaaagtgaaagtcacccagtataatactacttgaataaaagtctaaaagtatttggttttaaaaatacttaaatatcaaaagtaaatgtattttctaaaatattcttaagtatcaaaattaGAAGTAAaggtataaataatttcaaattccttatattaagcaaaccagacggcaccattttagtgtttttaaaatgtacaaatagccaggggcacactccaacacacagacataatttacaaacgaagcatttgtgtttagtgtgcCCAgaggatcagaggcagtagggatgaccagggatgttctcttgataattgTGTGATTTGGGCCATTTTCCTgtcttgctaagcattcaaaatgtaatgactacttttggtgtcagggaaatgtatggagtaaaaagtacattattttcttaagAAATGTAGttcagtaaaagtaaaagtagtcaaaaatatcaatcGTAAAGTACAGCTACCCCAAAAAAGCAACTTAAGTAGATACTTtaatgtatttttacttaagtactttacaccactgatttaGTTTGATGCTAAACATTTTGTAACCTGGAACTTAACCTGTTGTGTTGCAGAGGTTAAGTGAGAGGATGTCTGCGTGTCTGGTATAGCGATGATAAGTGCTCGTGTGTGTGTTTCATACCCCTCTATGTCCACACCTGGGTCAATGAGACTGAGACAGCAGAATAGCCCTGACCGGTTTACAACCCACTTGATCTCATTACTGAGTGACGATCAATGAGCTTTACATCATTGAGTCTTTCCCGATCGCTTACCCTAGTGAGAAACAAAATACACCcatggagagagacagcgagagagagagatggatgactgGTCCTGATCTTAGATAATTCATCTCTCCTGCAGACCCACTCAATACTCATTCAGATATGTATTTAATTTATCACAATGTGAAATCAATCAAGAGTGACATTCAAACTTACTTGGTTTTTGGAGGCTTGGTGACTCGAGCGCAAGGGACTCTATGGACCTCACCCGACTCTGCTGTGGATGAGCTTGCTTCACCATTCGAACCGAATCTTCTCGATACGAACCGCTTTCGAGCACAATGGGAATCCGTTCCAAACTTCTGCCTGATCTCTCATAACCCGCATTGGTGTACCGCACGGGGCCACCTGCGGCAGAGGTGACTGGGTATCCAGTGTTCCCCTCCTCATGTCTGGACCGACTCTGAAGTGAGGACGCGCGGTTGTGATGCGTTTTATTGGTCCCGTTGCTCGGATCCAGTGGAATAACTTTGTTTTCAATCCGAGTTCCGACAGAGCAGGCAGAAAGCGGGGCTGGTTTTTGCGCTGCCAGATGGTGCTGTTTAGAGTGCGGGTGTTCCGGGTGCACGGCAGACGGGCCCTTCATTTGGTTGTTGTTGTCCGGGTTCAGCATCGAGTATCGTAACCCCGCCACGAAGCGCTCAAATGTCAGGCAACCATGCGGTGGGGCCACCCTCCTCAGGCACTCCAGCACCCCGCCGGGCAAATCATGAGTATCTGCCCCTTGCCATCGACTCTCAATCTCCGATATGTGCACATACCCTCTCTTCCCGTCATCAAGGATGTCAAAGAGTGTCCTCAAACTGTGTAAAAATGCTTTGGGTAACCCATCTGTTGAATATTCCGTGTCTTTAGGCTGCATTTTACCGGTTCTGCTGGTCTTGCCTTCTCTTCTTGTGCCAATCCTACCGTAAATTGTCGATGACCCGTTCAATTTGCTCCTCCGATCAGTcactatcagagccattcatttATCAATCGTTGAACTGAATAATGGCAAACTCAAACCTCACCAAGATATATCTTAGAACGTGGTTATAAAGTCTTATTACTTTGCGCGTGATACAACAACTATTCGTTTGTAATAAGTAGCCtagcctactatatttattcaaAATTAATGAGAAATTCTACCCATTTCTCTTTATGCCTTCCATTGACGAAACACTGCTTTCCCTCTCCGGATTTGCAGCTCCAGGATACTTTATTTCAACTGGACAGTCCTTCAAACGTCTGCGCAGATTTGTCTAGGGACACAGCCATTGGTCATCGTCAGAATTGCCGTGCGCTTATTGGTAGGAACTTGTGGAAGGTAGAAGTTTGAGTTGTGCTT encodes:
- the LOC118387524 gene encoding suppressor APC domain-containing protein 2-like isoform X2, which codes for MALIVTDRRSKLNGSSTIYGRIGTRREGKTSRTGKMQPKDTEYSTDGLPKAFLHSLRTLFDILDDGKRGYVHISEIESRWQGADTHDLPGGVLECLRRVAPPHGCLTFERFVAGLRYSMLNPDNNNQMKGPSAVHPEHPHSKQHHLAAQKPAPLSACSVGTRIENKVIPLDPSNGTNKTHHNRASSLQSRSRHEEGNTGYPVTSAAGGPVRYTNAGYERSGRSLERIPIVLESGSYREDSVRMVKQAHPQQSRVRSIESLALESPSLQKPSIVEAGLPRSQSESATGFTASRRHGRSRDEQRRHTITNGVGYGMLKQMKELEQEKDSLLAGLDLVERAREWYQNQIHNVTERQRHVGQSNHCTDFFTESQNQSRMDVLLPKLQEANRCLNDLISCSGMSFPFSGTQPTAISSSSQPPATAPPQAIQRLKDQNRLLTQEVTDKSERITQLEQEKSALIKQLFEARARSTHDSSTMDSTFI
- the LOC118387524 gene encoding suppressor APC domain-containing protein 2-like isoform X1, with the protein product MALIVTDRRSKLNGSSTIYGRIGTRREGKTSRTGKMQPKDTEYSTDGLPKAFLHSLRTLFDILDDGKRGYVHISEIESRWQGADTHDLPGGVLECLRRVAPPHGCLTFERFVAGLRYSMLNPDNNNQMKGPSAVHPEHPHSKQHHLAAQKPAPLSACSVGTRIENKVIPLDPSNGTNKTHHNRASSLQSRSRHEEGNTGYPVTSAAGGPVRYTNAGYERSGRSLERIPIVLESGSYREDSVRMVKQAHPQQSRVRSIESLALESPSLQKPSIVEAGLPRSQSESATGFTASRRHGRSRDEQRRHTITNGVGYGMLKQMKELEQEKDSLLAGLDLVERAREWYQNQIHNVTERQRHVGQSNHCTDFFTESQNQSRMDVLLPKLQEANRCLNDLISCSGMQSFPFSGTQPTAISSSSQPPATAPPQAIQRLKDQNRLLTQEVTDKSERITQLEQEKSALIKQLFEARARSTHDSSTMDSTFI